A section of the Alkalihalobacillus sp. LMS39 genome encodes:
- a CDS encoding DUF6501 family protein produces the protein MKHLVWQSTAPVKQVKCVHTQAKKYKVNNVLTVDKQYDVQNETEEFYFVIDNTGKVGGFYKEYFTEVTK, from the coding sequence ATGAAACATTTAGTATGGCAATCAACGGCCCCTGTGAAACAGGTAAAATGTGTACATACGCAAGCGAAAAAATATAAAGTAAATAATGTTTTGACTGTAGATAAACAATATGATGTACAAAATGAAACAGAAGAATTTTATTTTGTCATTGACAATACAGGTAAAGTTGGCGGATTTTATAAAGAGTATTTTACAGAAGTAACGAAATAA
- the rarD gene encoding EamA family transporter RarD → MKNEQQLGISYAIGAYLLWGLLPLYWKLIDTVPADVVLAHRIIWSFVLMTVILFCLHKFKPFLVELKTIMTSPKQLLGLLLATIFISANWYTYIWAVGNDLVIETSLGYYMNPLVSVLLGIIFLKERLSIWQMIALILACLGVMNMVFNVGHVPWAALMLAFSFAFYGLLKKVVNVGALTGLTIETLLLLPFALLYVQFFKANVTVFSSGLSVEMVLLIGAGVATAVPLLLFASGARRIPLFMIGFLQYIAPTITLILGVFIFQEPFTKVHLISFMLIWSALVLFSVAKTKSFMYLETKYFTKKKSFEG, encoded by the coding sequence ATGAAAAACGAACAACAATTAGGCATTTCATATGCTATTGGTGCATACTTGCTGTGGGGGCTCCTTCCCCTCTATTGGAAGTTAATTGACACTGTCCCTGCCGATGTCGTGTTAGCCCATCGCATCATTTGGTCATTTGTTTTAATGACCGTTATTTTATTTTGTTTACATAAATTCAAACCATTCCTGGTCGAACTTAAAACCATTATGACGTCTCCGAAACAACTACTTGGATTGTTATTAGCTACGATCTTTATAAGCGCAAACTGGTACACGTACATTTGGGCAGTAGGGAATGATTTAGTTATCGAAACGAGTTTAGGTTATTATATGAACCCATTAGTAAGTGTTCTCTTAGGCATTATATTCTTAAAGGAACGCCTTTCCATTTGGCAAATGATTGCCCTTATCCTTGCTTGTTTAGGCGTGATGAATATGGTGTTTAATGTCGGGCATGTGCCATGGGCTGCCTTAATGTTAGCTTTTTCATTTGCCTTTTATGGCTTATTGAAAAAAGTTGTCAATGTCGGGGCCTTAACTGGTTTAACGATTGAAACATTGTTATTGCTTCCCTTTGCACTACTTTATGTTCAATTTTTCAAAGCAAATGTAACGGTTTTTTCATCAGGCTTATCAGTAGAAATGGTATTACTTATTGGTGCTGGTGTAGCAACCGCTGTTCCACTTTTGCTTTTTGCTAGTGGCGCTAGAAGGATTCCTTTATTTATGATTGGCTTTCTACAATATATCGCTCCGACAATTACCCTTATTTTAGGTGTCTTTATTTTTCAGGAACCATTTACTAAAGTTCATCTCATTTCATTTATGTTAATTTGGAGTGCACTTGTTTTATTTTCTGTTGCAAAAACAAAAAGCTTTATGTATCTTGAAACAAAATATTTCACGAAGAAAAAATCGTTTGAAGGTTAA
- a CDS encoding HAD family hydrolase, translating to MNKAVFLDRDGVINEVLSHRVKFVNHPKQLYLLEGVPEAIRAFNEVGFKVFIVTNQGGVGLGFMKESMLEKVHHHLKQRLHEQGAIIDDIAYCPHKPQAGCACRKPEAKMIEELAKKHHVSLQDSVMVGDREPDILAGKKAGVATVFIGKEKEDTAKADAVFSSLLQAAPWIIEESWKVERLHNEGNSL from the coding sequence TTGAATAAAGCTGTTTTTTTAGATCGTGATGGGGTCATAAATGAAGTATTAAGCCATCGAGTGAAGTTTGTCAATCACCCAAAACAACTTTATCTTTTAGAAGGAGTCCCAGAAGCCATTCGAGCATTTAATGAAGTAGGTTTTAAAGTGTTCATTGTAACGAACCAAGGAGGAGTTGGACTAGGGTTCATGAAAGAATCCATGCTTGAAAAAGTGCATCATCATTTGAAACAACGATTACATGAACAAGGAGCTATTATTGATGATATTGCTTATTGCCCGCATAAACCACAAGCGGGTTGTGCTTGTCGAAAGCCTGAAGCAAAAATGATCGAGGAATTAGCGAAAAAACATCATGTGTCACTGCAAGATAGTGTGATGGTTGGTGATCGAGAACCAGATATTTTAGCTGGAAAAAAAGCAGGAGTAGCTACTGTGTTTATTGGCAAGGAAAAAGAAGATACAGCGAAAGCGGATGCGGTTTTTTCGTCGTTGCTCCAAGCAGCACCTTGGATAATCGAAGAAAGCTGGAAAGTAGAAAGGTTGCATAATGAAGGAAATTCATTATAA
- a CDS encoding GTP-binding protein produces MATEIFILSGFLGSGKTSLLTQLLQFEKSQERKVGVIMNELGQVSIDSTAVSKDTPLAELLNGCVCCSLQDQFESQLQQLLFDHSLDVIYVETTGAAHPMEVFDACMSPLFAEKIIVKGVISIVDLYQWKHRKNVSPIVQQLMNEQVRHADLLLLNKMDLVSEQDQASSLYEIQSLNSHALCLLTTKAKINLSVIQQLHKKEIDNHTPIEVSSHLHLKSMTYTFSKPIHRNEFEQFLQSLPDTIYRIKGFLRFTNSNVLYSFQYSYGVPLFIPDMMNYPLTLVLIGENINTNKLREALNQLESDEPSNPAGIE; encoded by the coding sequence GTGGCAACAGAAATTTTTATTCTTTCCGGCTTCTTAGGAAGTGGGAAAACATCTTTATTAACTCAATTGCTTCAATTCGAAAAAAGTCAAGAGCGCAAAGTCGGTGTCATCATGAATGAACTAGGTCAAGTTTCCATTGATTCCACCGCTGTTTCAAAAGACACCCCTTTAGCCGAACTATTAAATGGTTGTGTTTGTTGCTCATTACAAGACCAATTTGAATCTCAATTACAACAGCTTCTATTCGACCATTCTTTAGATGTCATTTATGTCGAAACGACTGGTGCGGCGCATCCTATGGAAGTATTCGATGCTTGTATGTCGCCTTTATTTGCGGAAAAAATTATTGTTAAAGGCGTCATTAGTATTGTTGATTTATATCAATGGAAGCATAGAAAAAACGTTTCACCTATTGTTCAACAGTTGATGAATGAACAAGTCCGTCATGCCGATTTACTACTGCTAAATAAAATGGACTTAGTATCCGAACAAGACCAGGCTTCGTCTTTATATGAAATTCAATCTTTAAACTCTCATGCGTTATGTCTATTAACGACAAAAGCAAAAATTAATCTATCTGTTATTCAACAGCTACATAAAAAAGAAATAGATAATCATACACCAATTGAAGTTTCATCACACCTCCATTTAAAAAGCATGACCTATACTTTTTCAAAACCGATTCATCGAAATGAATTTGAACAGTTTTTACAATCACTGCCTGATACTATATATCGGATAAAAGGATTTCTTCGGTTCACAAATTCAAACGTACTTTATTCATTTCAATATTCATACGGTGTTCCGCTTTTTATTCCTGATATGATGAACTATCCGCTCACACTTGTCCTCATCGGTGAAAATATAAACACCAACAAGCTTCGTGAAGCATTAAACCAATTGGAAAGTGATGAGCCTTCTAATCCCGCAGGAATCGAGTGA
- the hpaB gene encoding 4-hydroxyphenylacetate 3-monooxygenase, oxygenase component, protein MGAITGAEYKKRIDELQNEVWIEGEKVQGDISKHPAFKGVMESQAKLYDIQHDKNLRDIMTYLSPTSNGRVGTSFLLPRTKKDIKKRRHMFQQWARTNAGMMGRSPDYMNTVLVSLVVSQHIFEKYENCFPENVAAFYEKAVENDLSFTHTFIDPQVNRSPYQLFEETDEIIAAKIKEKTKDGLIIKGAKLLATQGGITDEILVYSKPGVLDKSYAYSFSIPSNTKGLRFICRQSFRSSDSTFNSPLGSRFEECDALVVFDDVLVPWERVFYYENIKVTDTLSVQGAFAPLALHQVVSRQVVKTEFILGVAQLLVDTINSGQYQHVQEKIAEIIVALETMKAFLIASEEGATKKHGFMLPALYPLYAAINTFPRIYPRLTEILQLLGASGLVSIPTEKDFESDIHEDLYQYLQSKTKDAKERVQLFRLAWDCCMSTFGTRQTLYERYFFGDPIRLSSMLYQAYDRRKMTEWVEKDFLSNSSKNDEKR, encoded by the coding sequence ATGGGTGCGATTACAGGAGCAGAGTACAAGAAAAGAATTGATGAACTGCAAAATGAAGTTTGGATAGAGGGGGAGAAAGTACAAGGTGACATTTCTAAGCACCCAGCTTTTAAAGGGGTAATGGAGAGTCAAGCGAAACTGTATGATATACAACATGATAAGAACTTAAGAGATATTATGACGTACCTGTCACCAACATCGAATGGAAGAGTTGGAACGTCCTTTTTACTTCCGAGAACAAAAAAAGATATAAAGAAAAGGCGCCACATGTTTCAACAATGGGCTAGAACAAATGCAGGAATGATGGGGAGAAGCCCAGATTATATGAATACCGTATTAGTGTCTTTAGTTGTCTCACAACATATTTTTGAAAAGTATGAAAATTGTTTTCCGGAAAATGTTGCAGCCTTTTATGAAAAAGCGGTTGAGAACGATTTGTCTTTCACACACACCTTTATCGACCCTCAAGTCAATCGCTCTCCTTACCAATTGTTTGAGGAAACGGATGAAATTATTGCTGCTAAAATAAAAGAGAAAACAAAAGACGGTCTGATCATAAAAGGGGCAAAGCTTTTAGCGACACAAGGAGGAATAACAGACGAAATTCTTGTGTATTCCAAACCAGGGGTACTGGATAAATCGTATGCGTATTCCTTTTCAATTCCGAGCAATACAAAAGGGTTAAGGTTTATATGTCGACAATCGTTTCGCTCTTCTGATTCTACGTTTAATTCGCCGTTAGGCTCTCGTTTTGAGGAATGTGATGCGCTCGTTGTGTTTGATGACGTCCTTGTTCCGTGGGAGCGTGTCTTTTATTATGAAAACATAAAGGTGACAGATACGTTATCGGTACAAGGCGCATTTGCCCCATTAGCGCTCCACCAAGTCGTTTCTAGGCAAGTGGTCAAAACTGAATTTATTTTAGGGGTCGCACAGTTACTTGTCGATACGATTAATTCTGGTCAATATCAGCATGTTCAAGAAAAAATCGCAGAAATCATTGTTGCACTTGAAACAATGAAAGCCTTCCTCATTGCCTCTGAGGAAGGTGCGACGAAAAAGCATGGGTTTATGCTTCCTGCTTTATATCCCTTATATGCAGCCATTAATACCTTTCCTCGCATTTATCCACGATTAACTGAAATTTTACAACTTTTGGGAGCTAGCGGGTTGGTATCGATTCCGACAGAAAAGGACTTTGAGTCGGATATTCACGAAGATTTATATCAATATTTACAATCGAAAACAAAAGATGCTAAAGAGCGAGTCCAGTTATTTCGACTGGCGTGGGATTGTTGTATGAGTACGTTTGGTACGAGACAAACGCTGTATGAGCGTTATTTTTTTGGAGATCCGATTCGTTTATCGAGTATGCTATACCAAGCATATGACCGAAGAAAGATGACAGAGTGGGTCGAAAAAGATTTCTTATCTAACAGTAGTAAAAACGATGAAAAAAGGTAA
- a CDS encoding GNAT family acetyltransferase, which yields MRIREFRLADYQAVIVLWEEAGISLSSSDSINQIKHKLQRDPELFIVAENSEREIVGAVMGSYDGRRGWVNHLAVHPNFQGEQIGRKLLENLEQRLKQIGCEKLNLLIEIHNRKVAGFYEKLGFETDELIFMEKWLIE from the coding sequence ATGCGTATTCGCGAGTTTCGTTTAGCTGACTATCAAGCTGTCATAGTGTTGTGGGAAGAAGCAGGGATTTCATTGTCTTCATCAGATTCGATAAATCAAATTAAACATAAATTACAACGCGACCCCGAATTATTTATCGTAGCTGAAAATTCAGAGCGCGAAATAGTCGGCGCGGTGATGGGTAGCTACGATGGGAGAAGAGGTTGGGTCAATCATTTAGCTGTGCATCCAAATTTTCAAGGTGAACAAATAGGTCGGAAACTGTTGGAAAACTTAGAACAAAGGTTAAAGCAGATTGGGTGTGAGAAACTAAACTTACTCATTGAAATACATAATCGAAAAGTGGCAGGGTTTTATGAAAAATTAGGCTTTGAAACTGATGAATTAATTTTTATGGAAAAATGGTTAATTGAATAA
- a CDS encoding SpoIIE family protein phosphatase, whose amino-acid sequence MNKRFYESLFLHNPNACYLLDKNGKFLDFNENTIKLTGYAKNELVEMDFLPLFEGRDQSYITEKFQSTLKGEKSHFNTKIITKHHREVFIHITCVPVLIENNIYGVVGIAEDITNEVIRKKEQEHELSIAMQTQFSLLPQPLTSGSVHIEGVYYPSELLSGDMYCFAKLDESRYALSILDVMGHGVTSSLIAIASISYLRGQLTPTVNPKTLMEDLNEHIFELFNLRSAVPTFVTALSLVIDVDKKIIEYTNAGHPPGVVTTEQEQLLLPSLNIPLGLMKDSQFKSKTITFAGKARVILYSDGFAEAFSPSISSFVTQFSTCLRKTFSFNNSQFVQKMKQDLPDNRMKQTDDLSMVSMTIEKQ is encoded by the coding sequence TTGAACAAGAGGTTTTATGAATCATTGTTTTTACATAATCCAAACGCTTGTTACTTACTTGATAAAAATGGGAAATTTCTAGATTTTAATGAAAACACGATTAAATTAACAGGATATGCAAAAAACGAGTTGGTTGAAATGGACTTTCTACCTTTGTTTGAAGGAAGGGACCAATCCTATATTACAGAAAAATTTCAAAGCACATTAAAGGGTGAAAAATCCCATTTCAACACTAAAATTATTACGAAACATCATCGTGAAGTATTTATTCACATTACATGTGTTCCGGTACTCATTGAAAATAATATTTATGGTGTTGTTGGGATTGCAGAAGATATTACAAATGAGGTTATCCGAAAAAAAGAACAAGAGCATGAACTAAGCATCGCTATGCAAACTCAGTTTAGTTTACTTCCACAACCACTTACATCTGGGAGCGTACATATCGAAGGTGTGTACTATCCTTCTGAATTGTTATCCGGAGATATGTATTGTTTTGCAAAGCTTGATGAGTCTCGCTATGCTTTAAGTATTCTTGATGTGATGGGGCATGGTGTCACCTCATCTCTTATCGCTATCGCATCGATCTCGTATTTACGAGGACAGCTGACGCCAACCGTCAATCCAAAAACATTAATGGAAGACTTAAACGAACATATTTTTGAATTATTTAATCTTCGTTCAGCAGTTCCTACATTTGTTACTGCCCTATCTCTTGTTATTGATGTGGACAAAAAAATAATCGAATATACAAATGCCGGTCACCCTCCTGGTGTTGTTACTACAGAACAGGAACAGCTTTTATTACCTTCACTAAATATACCTTTAGGACTAATGAAGGACTCGCAATTCAAAAGTAAAACAATCACCTTTGCCGGAAAAGCAAGAGTGATTTTATATTCAGATGGTTTTGCCGAAGCTTTCTCCCCTTCAATCTCTAGTTTTGTGACTCAATTTTCAACTTGTTTAAGAAAAACTTTTTCATTTAACAATAGTCAATTTGTCCAAAAGATGAAACAAGACTTGCCAGATAACCGGATGAAACAAACAGACGATCTTTCCATGGTAAGTATGACGATTGAAAAACAATAA